The following proteins are encoded in a genomic region of Pyxicephalus adspersus chromosome 9, UCB_Pads_2.0, whole genome shotgun sequence:
- the RAG2 gene encoding V(D)J recombination-activating protein 2, translating to MTLQTVVASSNTSIIQPGFSLFRFGRRVYFFGQKGWPKRSCPTGMFLVDLKVNELKLRPTLFTNESCYLPPLRHPAVTSFSDSPGGEVSQYLIHGGKSPNNDLSQKLYVMSVVPSANKKSTICCTEKDLVGDVPEARYGHSMNVVHSRGKSAVVLFGGRSYIPLNQRITEKWNSVTDCQPLIYLIDLQFGCSTAYNIKEIQDGLSFHVSVSRNDIVYIMGGHTLESNIRPSNIYRIKVDLPLGSPDISCTVLQSRLSVSSAIVSHTCPNEFLIVGGYETDSYKRMTCNKVSINDETIDIQEMETPEWPGDVKQSKTWFGADMGHGVVLLGIPGDNKNQSSDNNFFFYILNLGGEEDLMQSCSQGSLEEQEDSMPLEDSEEFTFGGDGVFDEDTYNEDDEEDESETGYWDPCCAGCDLNVNIWVPYYSTELNKPAMIYCSSDKGHWVHAQCMDLSETMLVYLSENNIKYFCKDHAKLERGLQTPKQMIPVLKPSMKKVGRKVTSINRMSTVKKSFLRRLFE from the coding sequence ATGACCCTACAAACGGTTGTTGCCTCATCTAACACTTCTATAATCCAGCCAGGATTTTCCTTGTTTCGGTTTGGCCGCCGTGTCTATTTCTTTGGTCAGAAAGGTTGGCCGAAGAGGTCTTGTCCAACAGGGATGTTCCTGGTGGACTTGAAAGTAAATGAGTTGAAGCTACGACCTACTTTATTCACCAATGAATCTTGCTACCTCCCTCCGCTGAGACACCCGGCTGTGACCAGTTTTTCTGACAGCCCAGGAGGTGAAGTCAGTCAATATCTCATCCATGGTGGAAAGTCCCCAAACAATGATTTATCTCAAAAACTGTATGTCATGTCTGTTGTTCCATCAGCCAACAAGAAATCAACAATTTGCTGTACTGAAAAAGATTTGGTCGGTGATGTTCCAGAAGCAAGGTATGGTCATTCCATGAATGTGGTTCACAGCAGAGGCAAAAGTGCTGTGGTGCTGTTTGGTGGAAGATCTTACATACCTTTGAATCAAAGGATTACTGAAAAATGGAATAGCGTCACTGACTGTCAGCCATTAATCTATCTTATCGACCTTCAGTTTGGTTGTTCTACTGCGTACAACATCAAAGAAATACAAGATGGGCTTTCTTTTCATGTTTCAGTATCAAGAAATGATATTGTATACATTATGGGGGGTCATACCCTAGAAAGTAACATAAGACCTTCAAACATCTACAGGATTAAAGTTGATCTCCCACTAGGAAGTCCAGACATATCTTGTACAGTCTTACAAAGTCGCCTCTCTGTCTCGAGCGCTATTGTAAGTCATACCTGCCCAAATGAGTTCTTGATTGTTGGTGGATATGAGACTGACAGCTACAAAAGAATGACCTGTAACAAAGTCTCTATAAATGATGAAACCATTGACATCCAAGAAATGGAAACTCCAGAATGGCCAGGAGATGTTAAACAAAGCAAAACCTGGTTTGGTGCTGATATGGGACATGGAGTTGTTCTCCTTGGAATTCCAGGAGACAACAAGAATCAGAGCTCAGACAAcaacttctttttttacatactaaACCTTGGTGGAGAAGAAGATTTGATGCAGTCGTGCAGCCAAGGGTCTTTGGAAGAACAAGAAGATTCCATGCCACTGGAAGACTCAGAAGAGTTCACCTTTGGTGGAGATGGAGTCTTTGATGAAGACACCTACAATGAGGATGATGAAGAGGATGAGTCGGAGACAGGCTACTGGGACCCATGCTGTGCTGGCTGTGATCTGAACGTAAACATCTGGGTCCCATATTACTCCACAGAACTCAACAAACCGGCTATGATCTACTGCTCCAGTGATAAAGGACACTGGGTCCATGCCCAGTGTATGGATCTCTCAGAAACCATGCTTGTCTATCTGTCTGAAAACAACATCAAATACTTCTGCAAGGACCATGCTAAATTGGAAAGAGGTCTGCAAACACCTAAACAGATGATTCCTGTCTTGAAACCTTCAATGAAGAAAGTAGGTCGAAAAGTAACATCTATCAACAGAATGTCAACAGTGAAGAAATCTTTCCTCAGACGCTTGTTTGAATAA
- the RAG1 gene encoding V(D)J recombination-activating protein 1, with the protein MDFPLVCVPRDPVSITMQQPYKKFSDWKFKLFRVKSLERTPSQEEQDDSGVSCLSSQEISPYSDVSSDCHEAVSSSQSSSECIDLEDSMVDNDSELKKIEEDAHTAILQHLCRICGISFKMDQQGRNYPVHGPVDDETQEVLRRREKKATSWPELISKVFKIDVRGDLDTIHPTRFCHNCWTIMHQKFSNTSSEVYFPRNKVVEWKSHSTTCEVCNSSKTWGKRKGGLLQSSLLPKKRKISVEHGKKNKTGNTASLWKNSKPLNQIKNNCKNIHLDANLLVVDYPSDFIKSVTCQVCEHILSDPVQSSCKHLFCRNCILKYIKIMGCYCPACRYTCFPTDLTTPVKSYLNILNSLVLKCTVAECDEEVPLGKYSQHISKHKEIKGKEAYAHINKGGRPRQHLLSLTRRAQKHRLRELKMQVKAFADKEEGGDVKSVCLTLFLLALRARNEHRQADELEAIMEGRGAGLHPAVCLAIRVNTFLSCSQYHKMYRTVKATTGRQIFQPLHALRNAEKALLPGYHPFEWKPPLKNVSTNTDVGIIDGLLGLNSSVDEYPVEAISKRFRYDAALVSALKDMEEDILEGLKSQDLEEYLSGPFTVVVKESCDGMGDVSEKHGSGPAVPEKAVRFSFTVMNISVPNNSGTVRIFEETKPNSELCCKPLCLMLADESDHETLTAILSPLIAEREAMKSSDLMLEIGGILRNFKFIFRGTGYDEKLVREVEGLEASGSVYICTLCDATRLEASQNLVFHSITRNHSENLQRYETWRANPYHESVDELRDRVKGVSAKPFIETLPSIDALHCDIGNAAEFYRIFQLEIGEVYKNSNAPREERKKWQTILDKHLRKKMNLKPIMRMNGNFARKLMTKETVDAVCELVHCEERKTALRELMDLYLKMKPVWRSSCPAKECPELLCQYSYHSQRFAELLSTKFKYRYEGKITNYFHKTLAHVPEIIERDGSIGAWASEGNESGNKLFRRFRKMNARQSKIYEMEDVLKHHWLYTSKYLQKFMNAHINLKHQGFTVDIDPPAEILECSIENLDSMEF; encoded by the coding sequence ATGGATTTTCCGTTGGTCTGCGTGCCACGGGATCCAGTATCTATTACAATGCAACAGCCATACAAGAAATTCTCTGACTGGAAGTTTAAACTGTTTAGGGTGAAATCTTTGGAGAGAACACCTTCTCAAGAGGAACAAGATGATAGTGGGGTGTCCTGCCTCAGCTCTCAGGAAATATCACCTTATTCTGATGTCAGTTCAGATTGCCATGAAGCGGTGAGTTCATCACAATCATCTTCAGAATGCATAGATCTGGAAGATAGCATGGTGGACAATGATTCAGAGTTGAAAAAAATAGAGGAAGATGCTCACACAGCCATTTTGCAACACCTGTGCCGTATTTGTGGCATCTCTTTTAAAATGGATCAACAGGGCAGAAACTATCCAGTCCACGGGCCGGTAGATGATGAAACTCAGGAAGTCCTAAGACGTAGAGAGAAGAAAGCTACTTCTTGGCCTGAACTCATCTCAAAAGTTTTCAAAATTGATGTCAGGGGTGACTTGGATACCATTCACCCAACCCGATTTTGCCACAACTGCTGGACTATCATGCACCAGAAATTCAGCAACACCTCCAGTGAGGTTTATTTTCCTCGCAATAAAGTTGTAGAGTGGAAATCTCATTCGACTACTTGTGAAGTTTGCAATTCCTCCAAAAcctggggaaaaagaaaaggaggacTCCTCCAGAGTTCTCTCCTGCCCAAAAAACGCAAAATTAGTGTAGAGCATGGGAAAAAGAACAAAACTGGAAATACGGCATCCTTGTGGAAGAACAGCAAACCCCTGAATCAAATAAAGAATAACTGTAAGAACATCCACCTTGATGCCAATCTCCTGGTTGTAGACTATCCTTCAGATTTTATCAAATCAGTGACTTGCCAGGTGTGTGAACATATTCTGTCTGATCCAGTGCAATCTTCATGTAAGCATTTATTCTGCAGGAACTGCATTCTTAAGTATATCAAGATCATGGGCTGTTACTGTCCAGCTTGTAGATACACTTGCTTTCCAACTGACCTTACAACACCAGTGAAATCTTACCTGAACATTTTAAATTCCTTAGTGCTAAAATGCACAGTGGCTGAGTGTGATGAAGAGGTCCCTCTTGGAAAATACTCTCAACATATCTCCAAACACAAGGAGATTAAAGGCAAAGAGGCCTATGCTCATATCAACAAAGGTGGACGTCCCAGACAACATTTACTTTCACTTACAAGGAGAGCTCAAAAGCATCGTCTCAGAGAGCTAAAGATGCAAGTAAAGGCTTTTGCTGACAAAGAagaaggaggagatgttaaatCAGTTTGCTTGACTCTTTTCCTGCTAGCTCTAAGAGCAAGAAATGAGCATAGGCAAGCTGATGAGTTGGAGGCTATCATGGAAGGTAGAGGAGCAGGTCTTCATCCTGCTGTGTGCCTTGCAATACGAGTAAACACCTTCCTTAGTTGCAGCCAGTACCACAAAATGTACAGAACGGTGAAAGCCACAACTGGTCGTCAAATCTTTCAACCACTCCACGCTCTCAGAAATGCAGAGAAGGCCTTGCTTCCAGGGTATCATCCCTTTGAATGGAAGCCTCCCTTGAAGAATGTTTCCACCAATACAGATGTTGGCATCATTGATGGCCTTTTGGGACTGAATAGTTCTGTTGATGAATACCCAGTGGAAGCTATTTCTAAAAGATTTAGGTATGATGCAGCTTTAGTTTCAGCTCTTAAAGACATGGAAGAGGATATCCTTGAAGGCCTAAAGTCTCAGGATTTGGAGGAATACCTAAGTGGTCCTTTCACTGTGGTGGTCAAAGAATCTTGTGATGGAATGGGAGATGTCAGCGAGAAGCATGGCAGTGGTCCTGCAGTTCCTGAGAAAGCAGTACGCTTCTCATTCACAGTCATGAACATCAGTGTTCCCAACAACAGTGGGACGGTTAGAATCTTTGAAGAGACCAAACCCAACTCTGAGCTTTGCTGCAAACCCCTATGCCTAATGCTTGCAGATGAATCAGACCATGAAACTTTAACAGCTATTCTCAGTCCTTTGATAGCCGAGAGAGAAGCCATGAAATCCAGTGATCTTATGTTGGAGATTGGAGGAATCCTCAGAAATTTCAAATTCATCTTTCGAGGTACAGGATATGATGAGAAGCTTGTGAGAGAAGTGGAAGGACTAGAAGCCTCAGGCTCTGTGTATATTTGTACCCTTTGTGATGCTACACGGCTGGAGGCTTCTCAGAATCTTGTTTTCCATTCTATTACCAGAAATCATTCTGAAAACTTACAGCGCTATGAGACATGGAGAGCAAACCCCTACCATGAATCTGTTGACGAGCTCCGTGATAGAGTGAAAGGAGTTTCAGCAAAGCCATTTATTGAAACTCTCCCATCCATTGATGCTTTACACTGTGACATTGGAAATGCAGCTGAGTTTTACAGAATATTTCAGCTAGAAATAGGGGAGGTCTACAAAAACTCCAATGCACccagagaagagagaaagaaatggCAAACTATACTTGACAAACACCTTAGAAAGAAAATGAACCTTAAACCCATCATGAGAATGAATGGAAACTTTGCCCGGAAACTCATGACCAAAGAGACAGTAGATGCAGTGTGTGAATTAGTACATTGTGAAGAGAGAAAAACAGCACTTAGAGAACTAATGGACTTGTACCTCAAAATGAAACCAGTGTGGCGTTCTTCATGTCCAGCCAAAGAATGCCCAGAACTACTGTGCCAATATAGTTATCACTCACAACGTTTTGCAGAACTTTTATCCACCAAGTTCAAGTACAGATATGAGGGCAAAATTACCAATTATTTTCACAAGACCCTTGCCCATGTTCCAGAGATCATCGAACGCGATGGCTCCATCGGAGCTTGGGCAAGTGAAGGAAACGAATCTGGCAACAAATTATTTAGACGTTTCCGAAAGATGAACGCTCGGCAGTCGAAGATTTATGAAATGGAGGATGTGTTAAAGCATCATTGGCTGTACACCTCTAAATATCTGCAGAAGTTTATGAATGCCCATATTAATCTCAAGCATCAAGGTTTTACAGTAGATATAGATCCTCCTGCAGAAATCTTAGAGTGTTCTATTGAAAATTTAGATTCCATGGAATTCTGA